One Thermoanaerobacter pseudethanolicus ATCC 33223 genomic window, TTCCACTTTTAGAGTACGACGAAGGAGAAAAAAGGTATGTAGCAAAGCACCATCCTTTTACTGCTCCTAAAGATGAAGATATAGAGCTACTGGAAAAGGAACCTTTAAAAGTCAGGGCAAAGGCTTATGACATAGTTTTAAATGGTACAGAGATTGGTGGAGGAAGTATAAGGATACACGATACTGAGCTTCAAAAAAGAATGTTTAAAGTTTTGGGATTTAGCGAAGAAAAAGCGTGGGAAAGATTTGGATTTTTGATGGAGGCTTTCAAATACGGTGCTCCTCCCCATGGAGGTATAGCTTATGGGTTGGATAGGCTTGCAATGATTATAACGGGAAGCGACACCATAAGGGATGTAATTGCATTTCCAAAGACTCAAAATGCAGTGTGCTTGATGACAGATGCTCCTTCTGAGGTTTCAGAAGAGCAGTTAAAGGAATTGCACATAAAGGTAGACCTATAAACGTTTACCAGTTGAAAAATAGAGGCTTTTGTGCTATTATTTATATAGAAAGATGAATAAAGCTGAAAAGCCCTGTGGTGTACGTGAGGTCCGGTGAAAGTTTGAGCCAACACCAATAATAAGGGAGCCTGGGCTTTGGCAGTGGAATATAGGCCGTCTTCGAACGGAAATATGAAGCTGCCAAGAGGGCACCCACTTTGTGAGTCCGGGTTCAAAAACTACCGGGAGGCACGGCACTATGGGGTTTTTTTATGGAGGGAAGAGTGTGGACATTTTTTCGCGAACAGAGCTTTTAATAGGGAAAGAAGGGCTTTTAAAACTTAAAAACAGTACTGTTGCTGTTTTTGGAATAGGAGGAGTAGGCTCTTTTGCTGTTGAAGCTTTAGTAAGAGCAGGAATTGGAAAATTGGTTTTAATAGATGGAGACGATGTATGTGTTACAAATGTAAACAGGCAAATACACGCTACCACTCGTACGATAGGTAAACCTAAAGTTGATGTAATGAAAGACAGGATATTAGAGATAAATCCAGAAGCCCAGGTTTTAACTTTTAAAGAGTTTTATTCCAGTGAAAATAGTGATAAACTATTATCAAAAGAATACGATTATGTAATTGATGCAATTGACAGAGTGTCTTCAAAAGTGGATTTAATAGTGAAATGCACTTTATTAGGTATACCTATAATTAGCAGTATGGGAGCAGGAAATAAATTAGACCCTACAAAATTTGAAGTTGCAGATATTTATCAAACAAGTGTATGTCCTTTGGCAAAAGTAATGAGGAGAGAACTTAAGAAAAGAGGTATTAAATCTTTAAAAGTGGTGTATTCTAAAGAAGAACCTATAAAAAATTTTTATGAAAACGAAAAGAGAAAAATATCGAAACCAGTACCTGGCAGTATTTCTTTTGTGCCTTCTGCTGTCGGCCTCATACTTGCTGCAGAGGTAGTTAAGGATTTATTAAAAAAATAACAAAAGGCTATTGACATATCTGTGAAAAACTTTTATACTATTCATTGGATACCCCGATGGGGTTGGGAGGTATAGTATGTACCAAGATAGCAAAGGAGATTTATTGAGAAGATTAAGAAAAATTGAAGGACAAGTAAAAGGCATACAAAAAATGATTGAAAATGACGCCCATTGCGTAGATGTACTGGTACAAGTAGCTGCTGTTAGGTCTGCGATAAACAGCGTTGGTAAAATTCTTCTTAAAAGCTATACTACCAGCTGTGTAAAGGGAGCAATGTGCACTGAAAAGCAGGATGACATGATAGAGGAATTAGTTGAGACATTTATAAAATTTATGAAGTGATTTTAAAAGTTAGGTTTTGTGAGCAATTTGTTTTATAATAAATGTATAAAGCAATTGCTTTGTATAAAAATAAAAATGAAATAAGAGTATAGGAGTGGTTTTATGGCAGAATTAGTTATTACACTTGAAAATTTCGAACAAGAAGTTGTAAATTCAGATGTACCAGTCTTAATAGACTTTTGGGCTGAGTGGTGTATGCCTTGTAGAATGGTGGCTCCAATAATTGACGAATTGGCGAAAGAATATGAAGGAAAAATCAAAGTAGGTAAAATTAATGTTGATGAAGAAAATGAATTGGCAATGAAATTTAGAATAATGAGTATACCTACAATTGGACTTTTCAAAAATGGTAAAATGGTAGATAAGATAATAGGAGCAAGACCTAAAGCAGATTTTGTAAGATTTATAGAAAAACATCTCAATGGTGGTGCTACACAATCAGAAGAGTCTGACGAGGTAGAAATTACATACGATAATTTCGAAGAAGAAGTTGTAAACTCTGATGTACCAGTATTGATAGACTTTTGGGCTGAATGGTGTGCACCTTGTAGATTAGTTGCTCCCATAATAGATGAACTAGCAAAAGAGTATAAAGGAAAGATTAAAGTAGGAAAAGTTAATGTAGACGAAGAAAATGAGCTGGCAATGCAATTTAGAATAATGAGCATACCTACAATAGGACTTTTCAAAAATGGCAAGATGGTAGATAAAATAATAGGAGCAAGACCTAAAGCAGACTTTGTAAAGTTTATAGAAAAGCATTTAAACAATTAAAAATCCTGCATTATGCAGGATTTTTAATTTTATTCCTTGAATAAATATAAAAAGAATTGTTTAATTTTCCAAAAAATTACGAAAATCGAAACATACTAAGGCATACTTTTGTAACACGAAGAAAACCCAATATTAAATTGGGTTTTCTTCGTGTTTTAAGGAATGGAAAAGCTTTTATTTAGCCTAAGTAAATGTATACAATATAGATGTAGAGAAAATTCTTAGAGGTGATAGAATGGAAAACATAAAAGTGGTAGTATGGGGACTTGGTGCAATGGGAAGCGGCATTGCTAAAATGATACTTTCTAAAAAAGGCATGGAAATAGTCGGAGCTATTGATACTGACCCTAACAAAGTAGGAAAGGATTTAAATGAAATCTTAGGGACAAATTCTAAACCTGTTTACATCACTTCTGAGCCTCAAGATGTTATAAAAAAAGGAAGTGCCGATATAGCGGTTATTGCTACATCCTCCTATGTAGAAAAGGTTTTCCCGCTCATTAAATTGGCTGTAGAAAGCGGAATCAATGTCATTACAACTGCTGAAGAGATGGCTTATCCTTCTGCTCAACATCCGGAATTAGCCAAAGAAATTGACAGGCTTGCGAAGGAAAATGGCGTATCTGCCTTGGGTACAGGAATAAATCCGGGATTTGTATTAGACTATTTAATCATTGCACTGACGGGAGCCTGCGTAGATGTTGAGTCCATTAAAGCAGCAAGGATTAATGACTTATCACCTTTTGGAAAAGCTGTTATGGAAGAGCAAGGGGTGGGTCTTACTCCGGAAGAATTTGAAGAAGGCGTAAAAAAAGGAACTGTTGCAGGGCATATAGGTTTTCCTGAGTCTATTTCAATGATTTGTGATGCTTTAGGCTGGAAACTTTCAGGGATTGAGCAGATAAGAGAGCCTATAATTTCTAAAACTTATAGAGAGACCCCTTATGCAAAAGTTGAGCCGGGTTACGTTGCTGGATGTCGCCAAATAGGGTTTGGAAAAGTAGATGGAGAGGTGAAAATAGAATTAGAACATCCTCAACAGATATTACCTCAAAAAGAAGGAGTAGAGACTGGAGACTATATTGAGATTAAAGGAACTCCGACTATAAAGGTGTCTATAAAGCCTGAAATACCTGGAGGCTTAGGTACTATTGCACTTTGTGTCAATACGATACCTCACGTCATAAATGCGCAGCCAGGTCTTGTTACTATGCTGGATTTGCCTGTACCTAGAGCTATTATGGGCGATGCAAGAGATATGATCAGGAGGAGATAAAATGGCTCAAAAAGGCGATTGGGTAAAAATTAAACAGGTTATTTTAGAACCATCGGAAAGATCTGAAAATACACCTCAAGATACCAAAGGGACTCCTTTGACGATGTGGGTTAAAGGTTTACTTTTACAAGATGGAGAGATTGGCGACACAGTCAAAATTAAGACTTTGACGGGTAGAGTAGTGGAAGGAATTTTAGTAGAAATCAATCCACGGCATATTCACGATTTTGGCAATCCAATTCCTGAGCTCATAAAAGCAGGTATAAAAGCAAGAGAGATATTGTATGGCGGTGAAGAAGAATGAGTAGGTATAAGGATGTAATGGCTAGGAAAAACGAAATAATGAAAAGATCTTTGGGAATAGATTATGAAAAATTTGAATCAGGTGGAATTGCTTTTGAATATGAAAAAATGATGAAAGAAACAGGTTACACCTTAGAAGAAATTGTTAAAATACAAAGGGAAGCAAATGTAGGAAATACTCCTCTTATAGAGTTAAAAAACTTGACAGAATTAGCGAGAAAAGTTTCGCCAACAGGAAAAGCTGCCAGAATCTTTATAAAAGATGAAGCTTGTAACCCTTCAGGAAGCTTTAAAGAAAGGCGGGCTAGTGTTTCTCTATATCACGCAAAACAAAAGGGATATAAGGGAGTCATAGCTGCCACTAGTGGTAATTACGGAGCAGCAGTGGCTTCACAAGCTGCCATGAAAGGTTTAAAATGCATCGTAGTGCAAGAAGCTTATGATAGTAGAGGTATAGGGCAGCCAGAGATATTGGAAAAAGGAAGAAAGTGTGAAACATTTGGAGCGGAAGTCATACAACTAACTGTTGGACCGGAATTATTTTATGTAAACTTGATGCTATTAGAAGAGACGGGATATTTTAATGCTTCTTTGTACACTCCTTTTGGAGTTGCTGGTATTGAAACATTGGGATATGAAATAGCTCAGCAAGTAAAAGAGAGGACTGGTAAGTTTCCTGATGTTGTTGTAGCCACCCATGCTGGTGGAGGCAATTTGACGGGTACTGCAAGAGGACTTATGAAAGCGGGAGCAGTAAACACAAAAATATACGGCGTGAGCGTTGATTTAACAGGGCTTCATATGGCTTCAGACAAGGATTTTAACAGAAAATCTTTTACAACAGGACATACAGGATTTGGAATCCCATTTGCAACTTGGCCGGACAGAGCAGATGTGCCTCGAAATGCTGCAAGGCCTTTAAGGTACATGGATGGGTATTACCTTGTCAAGCAAGGGGAAGTCTTTTACATGACAGAGCTTTTAGCTCAATTAGAAGGTTTAGAAAGAGGACCAGCGGGAAATACCTCTTTAGCGGCAGCTTTCAGTTTGGCACAGCAAATGGAAAACGACCAGATAATAGTGGTGCAGGAGACAGAATATACAGGGGCAGGTAAAAATCCAACGGCTCAGCTTACTTTTGCTATGCAAAATGGTATAAAAATTCTAGTAGGAAATCCTGATGATGAGATACCAGGACAAAACATAATTTTACCTGAACATCCTTCTATGATAAAGGCGAGAGAAGTTTATCTTTTGAATTTGAAAAAGTCTTACATTAAAAACTGCATTCAACACTTTGGATTGCCTAAAGATGATAGAGACATTAAATTTTTGGCTGAAGATACCAAGTCCAGTCAGGAATTTGTAAGAGAAATAATTTCAGAATTATAGGATGGGGTGATAATGTGAAAAGAGTAGACGATTTTGAAACGAGGAGTAAACATCTTCAACACATGACAGATGAAGAATTAGACGCATATTTCTGGGAATTGGCAGAAAAAATTGTAGACCCCTTGATAGAGTCGGCATATTATCACACATCTCCATCTATTGAGCGTTCTGTGCTTTTACGAATGGGTTTTTCTGGTATTGAGGCAAAGGAGATTGTAAACAGAATTGAGGAAAGAGGGCTTTTGCCAAAAGGAGCAGGAAATATTGTGTTAAAAGTTGCAGAAAGACTCAAAAAAAGATTACCTTGCTGCTGGAAAAGCCATAGCTAACGGAGAGTACTTGGAGGTGCTTGATGATATAGCAAGGGAGGCTAGGAAAAATGAAGCTTGAAAAGGATAAAAAAATAGATATTGAAGAGATTTTAAAAGATTTAGATAAATATGTGCCGAGAAGAAGAGGATGGCACTGGAGAGAGGATGTAGGCAAACACAAAATTGGCGATTTTGAGTATTATCAGGTTTCAAAACCACTTAAAAACAGTATTCCACTTCCTGCTGCAAAACACTTTGGAAACATTGATCCTCAGCCAGATTGTGTGATAACTACAGAAATAGCTTCAGGAAGGTTTGAAGATGATATAAGGCGCATGAGGATGGCAGCATGGCATGGAGCAGACCACATAATGGTAATCAGAACTTTAGGACAAAGTCATTTTGATGGACTTATTGAAGGAACACCTGAGGGTGTAGGAGGAGTTCCTATTTCGAGAAAACAAATAAGAGCGACGAGAAAAGCATTGGATTTAATTGAAGATGAAGTCGGTAGGCCTATAAACTTTCACTCTTATGTAAGTGGAATAGCTGGACCTGAAGTAGCTGTTATGTTCGCTGAAGAAGGGGTAAATGGTGCCCATCAAGACCCTCAGTACAATGTCCTTTATAGAAATATAAACATGGTAAGGTCTTTTGTAGATGCAGCAGTTGCTAAGAAAATAATGGCAGATGCTAATATACTTCAAATTGATGGTGCTCATAACGCCAATGCAACAGCAAAATATGGATGGAAAGTTATGCCTGAACTTTTAGTACAGCATGCCATAAATACACTTTATTCGAGAAAAGTAGGAATGAAACCAGAAAACATAGCCTTATCTACAGTGCCACCAAATGCTCCACCAACTCCTTCTATACGTTTGGATTTGCCTTATGCAGTGGCTTTAAGACAACTTTTTAAAGATTATAAAATGAGGGCACAGATGAACACAAAATATATTGAGCACGATACAAGAGAAGCAACTGTGACACATGTGCTTAACCTTTTAATATCTCGATTGACATCTGCAGACATACAAAGTACTATTACTCCTGATGAGGGAAGAAATGTACCATGGCATTACAACAATATAAACGCGATAAACACTGCTAAACAAGCCCTTATAGGCATGGATGGCCTTAAAGAGATGGTAAAACTCAATTTTGATGGAGAGTTAGGCAAAAAAGTAAGAGAATTAAAGATGAGAGCCATTCTCTTTATGGAAGAAATTTTAGAAGTTGGAGGATACTTTAAGGCAGTAGAAGAAGGTTTCTTTGTGGATTCAGGCTATTATCCAGAGAGAAATGGAGATGGCATAGTAAGAACTATAAATGGTGGTATTGGCGCCGGTACTGTTTACAAAAGAGATAAAGACTATATGGCGCCGGTATGCTCTCACTTTGGATATAACAATTTGCCAGAAGGGCTTAATAAACCTTGCGATTTAATAAATGGATGTACTCTTTGCAAGCATGAGAAAATTCAATATATAGACGAATTAGATGAAAGTGACAATGTAGAAAATAGATTGAAAGAAACTGTTGAGTATAGAAAAGGAGATAAAATAAAACCAGAAGTGGAGTGGGCAGGAGACGGCATAATAAGCATGAACCTATTTTTGCCTGTAGATGAAAGGACTGCTGAATACGCGGCTATTAAATACGCAGAAAAGCTGGGGCTTACTGATGTAGTCGTTTTAGGTAAACTTCCAATGCATCCTGCAGAGGGAACGTACGTGGAAGTAAGAGGACGTGTTCAATTTTCTATTGACAAAAATGAATTAGAAATACCGCCGCAAGAGGAAATACTTTCAGATGAGGAAATAGAAGGAGATATCAAGAGAAAGCCTATGAAGGTGGTTGCTGCAACTGTAGGAAATGATGAACATTCTGTGGGCTTAAGAGAGATTTTGGATATAAAACACGGCGGAATTGAAAAATACGGCATAAAATTTACTTACCTTGGTACTTCTTGCCCTGCAGAAAAGTTAGTTGATGCAGCTATAGAGGAAAATGCTGATGCTATTTTAGTTAGCACTATAATAACCCATGATGATGTCCATATAAAGAATATGAAAAAAATTCACGACTTTTGTGTAGAAAAGGGAATAAGAGATAAAGTAATTTTAGTAGGTGGAGGTACGCAAATTACAATCGACCTTGCTAAAAGTGTTGGCTTTGATGCAGGATTTGGAAGGGGTACAAAAGGAAATCAAGTGGCAAGTTTTTTAGTTAAAAAAAGAAGGGAAAAGGAAAATGAAGAAAACAATTGACATATTTGTAGCTGAGGTTGGAAGTACTACGACAACTGTAAATGCCTTTATTCTCGGAAACAACCCTGTTTTTATAGGTCAGGGGGTGGCTCCTACCACAGTCTTAGATGGGGATGTGAATATTGGCCTTGAGGGGGCTATTGAGGATTTAAAAGATAAAATTGGAGATTTTGTATATAGTGAGATGCTTGCTTGTAGCAGTGCTGCTGGTGGCCTCAAAATGACTGTACATGGCTTAGTCTACGACATGACTGTAAGGGCAGCTAAAGAGGCTGCCCTTGGGGCAGGAGCCAATATAAAACTTATAACAGCAGGAAAACTGAGAAGAACGGATTTAGAAAAAATAAAACAAATAAAACCAAACATAATACTTTTAGCAGGTGGAGTGGATTTCGGAGATAGAGAAACTGCTCTTTATAATGCAGAAAAGTTAGCAGAAATGAAACTAAATGTTCCTGTCATTTATGCAGGCAATATAGAGAACAGAGAAGAAATTTCCTACATTTTTCAAGAAGCCAGTCAGGAAGTATACATTGTAGACAATGTTTATCCATCAATTGACAATTTAAATGTAGAACCGACAAGAAAAATGATTCAAAAAGTTTTTGAAAAGCATATTGTAACAGCGCCAGGTATGAGTAAAGTAAAAGAATTGGTGACAGGAAATATAATCCCAACGCCAGGTGCTGTCATGGAATGTGCTATACTTCTTTACAATGACATAGGTGATTTGATGGTAGTGGATATAGGTGGAGCTACTACAGATGTTCATTCTGTTACTGAAGGAAGCGATGAAATACAAAAAATAACTGTAAATCCAGAGCCTTTGGCTAAACGCACAGTAGAGGGGGATTTGGGGGTTTTTGTTAATTCAAGAAATTTATTTGATTTGTGCGGAGAGGATATATATAAAAAATTCAGTAATGCAGAGGAACTAATAAACAATATAAAGCCAATACCACAAACAGAAGAAGAAAAAGAATTTGTGATATATCTTGCAAGCAAGGCATTAGAAGTGGCAGTAAAGCGTCACGCAGGTAAATTAAGCAGTTATTTTGGACCTACAGGAAGAACCTTTTATGCGGAAGGAAGAGATTTGACAAATGTTAAATGGATAATAGGTACCGGTGGAATATTTTCAAGACTTGAAGGAGGAGAAAAATTATTAGAAAATATAAATGATGGAGGAAGTGGAAAAGAGCTTTATCCTCCTTCATCGGCAAAAGTTTTAATTGACAGAGATTATATCATGGCGGTTTGTGGTGTTTTGTCTAAGAAATATCCTGACGAAGCTTTGAAATTAATAAAAAATAGCTTTGGCATTTAGAAATGGGGGAGATTAAATGTATCCCTTGTTGAGAATAAACTTAGTAAAACTTCGAGAAAATACACAAACTATCGTTAATTTGTGTGAAAAGAAAAATATAAAGGTAGTAGGTGTTACAAAAGTTTTTTGTGCTATTCCAGAAGTAGCACAGACGATGGTAAAAGGTGGAGTAGAAATTTTAGGAGATTCTCGAATCAAAAATTTAAAAAAATTACAACACATACCGGTACCTAAAATGCTTCTTCGAATTCCCATGAAAAGTGAAGTGGAAGAAGTTATAAAATATGCAGATATAAGCCTAAACTCAGAAATAGATACAATAAAAAGCCTGTCAGAAGAGGCAAAAAAACAAAGGAAAATTCATGAAATAATCCTAATGGTAGACTTAGGGGATTTGAGAGAGGGTGTATTAAAAGAGGATGTTATTCCAATAGTAGAACAAATAGTAAAACTAGAAGGCATAAGACTTCGAGGAATAGGTACTAATTTAACTTGTTATGGTTCAGTTATCCCTACCCCAGATATATTAGAAGAGCTTGTGGAAATAAAAAATTCTATCAACAAAAAATTTAACTTGAATTTGGATATAGTCTCAGGAGGAAACTCAAGCAGTCTGTACTTAGTTCAAAATGGTCTCATACCAAGAGAAATAACGCAACTTAGAATAGGAGAAGCTATTGTCTTAGGTAGGGAAACAGCTTTTGGAGACAGAATTCCCCATACTTATGACGATGTATTTACTTTAGAAGCACAGATAGTCGAATTAAAAGAAAAACCTTCTTATCCACGAGGTATATTAGGAATGGATGCTTTTGGAGAAAGACAAGTATATGTGGATAGGGGGATAATGAAAAGAGCAATTTTGGCTATAGGAAGACAGGATGTCAATATGAATGACCTAATTCCTATAGACAGCTCTATTGAATTAATAGGTTCAAGCAGTGACCATTTAATTGTAAATGTTACAAATTCCACATATCCATATAAAGTTGGAGATATAATAAAGTTCAAACTGAGATATGGAGGGATTTTATCCTGTTCTACCTCTGAATATGTAGAAAAAGTCATTGAAGAGGCGTAAAAATGCGCCTCTTTTTGCATTATGAAAAATTTGAAGGGATTGCTATAATAGAGTGAGGAATAATATTTTTTAGGAGGGTTTTAAAATGATAATAGGTTTAGGGCATGTAGCCTACAAAGTCACAGATATTGACAGAAGCATAGAGTTTTATTGTGAAAAATTAGGTCTAAAAGAAGCATTTAGGTTAAACCATGAAAATGGAGAATTAATGCTTGTATATCTAAAAGTGGCGGAGGGACAATTCATTGAACTTTTTCCCGGAGGAATCGACAAGGGAAAAGATGAAGATGAAAGGGCAGGCTTTAAACATTTGTGTCTAGAATAGAACTAATGCAAATAATGCCGGGTTCTTTGCAAGATAAAGCAAAAGAATTATAGAAAATTAAGTGTTGACAACCACTTTTTTAAGTGGTATTCTTTTTGTTGAAATCCGGGTAAAATAGTAGGAATTCAGGGGTGGATAATCGTGAAACTATCTACAAAAGGTCGATATGGGATACAAGCTATGTTTGAATTAGCCCTTTACTACGGGGAAGGCCCCATTTCTTTAAAGACAATTGCCGAAAATGAAGGACTTTCTGAGCATTATCTAGAACAGCTTATAGCAATCCTTAGAAAAGCTGACCTTGTGAAAAGTGTCAGAGGAGCACAAGGGGGATATATGCTAGCGGCTCCTCCTGATAAGATAACTGTTGGAGATGTGATAAGAACGTTGGAAGGTTCATTGGCTCCTGCAGATTGCGTTTTGGAAGATACTCCTTTTGAATGCAGCAGAGCAGGAGGTTGTCCGACGAAGTTGGTGATGGAAAGAATAAGAGACAGTATAAATAAAGTGATAGACTCTATTACTTTACAGGATATGGTGGATGATTACAGGCGATTAAATCAAAAAAGTGCTTTTATGTATTACATTTAGGGAAATAATAATTTTAGGACTTTTATAGGA contains:
- a CDS encoding tRNA threonylcarbamoyladenosine dehydratase, yielding MGFFYGGKSVDIFSRTELLIGKEGLLKLKNSTVAVFGIGGVGSFAVEALVRAGIGKLVLIDGDDVCVTNVNRQIHATTRTIGKPKVDVMKDRILEINPEAQVLTFKEFYSSENSDKLLSKEYDYVIDAIDRVSSKVDLIVKCTLLGIPIISSMGAGNKLDPTKFEVADIYQTSVCPLAKVMRRELKKRGIKSLKVVYSKEEPIKNFYENEKRKISKPVPGSISFVPSAVGLILAAEVVKDLLKK
- a CDS encoding metal-sensitive transcriptional regulator, yielding MYQDSKGDLLRRLRKIEGQVKGIQKMIENDAHCVDVLVQVAAVRSAINSVGKILLKSYTTSCVKGAMCTEKQDDMIEELVETFIKFMK
- the trxA gene encoding thioredoxin codes for the protein MEKHLNGGATQSEESDEVEITYDNFEEEVVNSDVPVLIDFWAEWCAPCRLVAPIIDELAKEYKGKIKVGKVNVDEENELAMQFRIMSIPTIGLFKNGKMVDKIIGARPKADFVKFIEKHLNN
- the ord gene encoding 2,4-diaminopentanoate dehydrogenase, with protein sequence MENIKVVVWGLGAMGSGIAKMILSKKGMEIVGAIDTDPNKVGKDLNEILGTNSKPVYITSEPQDVIKKGSADIAVIATSSYVEKVFPLIKLAVESGINVITTAEEMAYPSAQHPELAKEIDRLAKENGVSALGTGINPGFVLDYLIIALTGACVDVESIKAARINDLSPFGKAVMEEQGVGLTPEEFEEGVKKGTVAGHIGFPESISMICDALGWKLSGIEQIREPIISKTYRETPYAKVEPGYVAGCRQIGFGKVDGEVKIELEHPQQILPQKEGVETGDYIEIKGTPTIKVSIKPEIPGGLGTIALCVNTIPHVINAQPGLVTMLDLPVPRAIMGDARDMIRRR
- the ortA gene encoding 2-amino-4-oxopentanoate thiolase subunit OrtA, producing MAQKGDWVKIKQVILEPSERSENTPQDTKGTPLTMWVKGLLLQDGEIGDTVKIKTLTGRVVEGILVEINPRHIHDFGNPIPELIKAGIKAREILYGGEEE
- the ortB gene encoding 2-amino-4-oxopentanoate thiolase subunit OrtB, whose amino-acid sequence is MSRYKDVMARKNEIMKRSLGIDYEKFESGGIAFEYEKMMKETGYTLEEIVKIQREANVGNTPLIELKNLTELARKVSPTGKAARIFIKDEACNPSGSFKERRASVSLYHAKQKGYKGVIAATSGNYGAAVASQAAMKGLKCIVVQEAYDSRGIGQPEILEKGRKCETFGAEVIQLTVGPELFYVNLMLLEETGYFNASLYTPFGVAGIETLGYEIAQQVKERTGKFPDVVVATHAGGGNLTGTARGLMKAGAVNTKIYGVSVDLTGLHMASDKDFNRKSFTTGHTGFGIPFATWPDRADVPRNAARPLRYMDGYYLVKQGEVFYMTELLAQLEGLERGPAGNTSLAAAFSLAQQMENDQIIVVQETEYTGAGKNPTAQLTFAMQNGIKILVGNPDDEIPGQNIILPEHPSMIKAREVYLLNLKKSYIKNCIQHFGLPKDDRDIKFLAEDTKSSQEFVREIISEL
- the oraE gene encoding D-ornithine 4,5-aminomutase subunit OraE; this encodes MKLEKDKKIDIEEILKDLDKYVPRRRGWHWREDVGKHKIGDFEYYQVSKPLKNSIPLPAAKHFGNIDPQPDCVITTEIASGRFEDDIRRMRMAAWHGADHIMVIRTLGQSHFDGLIEGTPEGVGGVPISRKQIRATRKALDLIEDEVGRPINFHSYVSGIAGPEVAVMFAEEGVNGAHQDPQYNVLYRNINMVRSFVDAAVAKKIMADANILQIDGAHNANATAKYGWKVMPELLVQHAINTLYSRKVGMKPENIALSTVPPNAPPTPSIRLDLPYAVALRQLFKDYKMRAQMNTKYIEHDTREATVTHVLNLLISRLTSADIQSTITPDEGRNVPWHYNNINAINTAKQALIGMDGLKEMVKLNFDGELGKKVRELKMRAILFMEEILEVGGYFKAVEEGFFVDSGYYPERNGDGIVRTINGGIGAGTVYKRDKDYMAPVCSHFGYNNLPEGLNKPCDLINGCTLCKHEKIQYIDELDESDNVENRLKETVEYRKGDKIKPEVEWAGDGIISMNLFLPVDERTAEYAAIKYAEKLGLTDVVVLGKLPMHPAEGTYVEVRGRVQFSIDKNELEIPPQEEILSDEEIEGDIKRKPMKVVAATVGNDEHSVGLREILDIKHGGIEKYGIKFTYLGTSCPAEKLVDAAIEENADAILVSTIITHDDVHIKNMKKIHDFCVEKGIRDKVILVGGGTQITIDLAKSVGFDAGFGRGTKGNQVASFLVKKRREKENEENN
- a CDS encoding GlmL-related ornithine degradation protein — protein: MKKTIDIFVAEVGSTTTTVNAFILGNNPVFIGQGVAPTTVLDGDVNIGLEGAIEDLKDKIGDFVYSEMLACSSAAGGLKMTVHGLVYDMTVRAAKEAALGAGANIKLITAGKLRRTDLEKIKQIKPNIILLAGGVDFGDRETALYNAEKLAEMKLNVPVIYAGNIENREEISYIFQEASQEVYIVDNVYPSIDNLNVEPTRKMIQKVFEKHIVTAPGMSKVKELVTGNIIPTPGAVMECAILLYNDIGDLMVVDIGGATTDVHSVTEGSDEIQKITVNPEPLAKRTVEGDLGVFVNSRNLFDLCGEDIYKKFSNAEELINNIKPIPQTEEEKEFVIYLASKALEVAVKRHAGKLSSYFGPTGRTFYAEGRDLTNVKWIIGTGGIFSRLEGGEKLLENINDGGSGKELYPPSSAKVLIDRDYIMAVCGVLSKKYPDEALKLIKNSFGI
- the orr gene encoding ornithine racemase Orr; the protein is MYPLLRINLVKLRENTQTIVNLCEKKNIKVVGVTKVFCAIPEVAQTMVKGGVEILGDSRIKNLKKLQHIPVPKMLLRIPMKSEVEEVIKYADISLNSEIDTIKSLSEEAKKQRKIHEIILMVDLGDLREGVLKEDVIPIVEQIVKLEGIRLRGIGTNLTCYGSVIPTPDILEELVEIKNSINKKFNLNLDIVSGGNSSSLYLVQNGLIPREITQLRIGEAIVLGRETAFGDRIPHTYDDVFTLEAQIVELKEKPSYPRGILGMDAFGERQVYVDRGIMKRAILAIGRQDVNMNDLIPIDSSIELIGSSSDHLIVNVTNSTYPYKVGDIIKFKLRYGGILSCSTSEYVEKVIEEA
- a CDS encoding VOC family protein, which encodes MIIGLGHVAYKVTDIDRSIEFYCEKLGLKEAFRLNHENGELMLVYLKVAEGQFIELFPGGIDKGKDEDERAGFKHLCLE
- a CDS encoding RrF2 family transcriptional regulator — protein: MKLSTKGRYGIQAMFELALYYGEGPISLKTIAENEGLSEHYLEQLIAILRKADLVKSVRGAQGGYMLAAPPDKITVGDVIRTLEGSLAPADCVLEDTPFECSRAGGCPTKLVMERIRDSINKVIDSITLQDMVDDYRRLNQKSAFMYYI